A single genomic interval of Aegicerativicinus sediminis harbors:
- a CDS encoding glycosyltransferase family 2 protein: MLKVSIITATYNSAGSIKTAIESVNNQIYRNIEHVFIDGQSKDETLKIINEKSQVSKTVISESDNGIYDALNKGIIYSKGDIIGLLHSDDFLAEPDIIEAVVDIFEKTNVDGVYGDLHYVKKDNTQKIIRHWKGKPFDIALLKNGWMPAHPTLFLRRSVYEMYGGFDTSFKIAADYDFILRIMNEKKLKFKYLPMVFCKMRVGGASNKNILNIVLKSTEDYRALRKNQFNSPIIILLQKNLSKVPQFIRTFKIG; the protein is encoded by the coding sequence ATGCTTAAAGTCTCCATCATTACTGCAACGTACAATAGCGCTGGTTCCATTAAAACAGCGATAGAGTCGGTGAATAACCAAATATATAGGAACATAGAGCATGTCTTTATTGATGGCCAGTCTAAAGACGAAACCTTGAAAATAATAAATGAAAAGTCCCAGGTTTCAAAAACGGTTATTTCTGAATCGGATAATGGAATCTATGATGCATTAAATAAGGGAATTATCTATAGCAAAGGAGATATTATAGGTCTTCTCCATTCTGATGATTTTTTGGCAGAACCCGATATAATTGAAGCAGTAGTTGATATTTTTGAAAAAACAAACGTGGATGGTGTTTATGGAGATTTGCACTATGTTAAGAAAGATAACACCCAAAAAATTATTCGCCATTGGAAAGGAAAACCATTCGACATCGCTCTGTTGAAAAATGGTTGGATGCCCGCGCATCCAACCCTCTTTTTAAGGAGATCTGTCTATGAGATGTATGGAGGTTTTGATACTAGTTTTAAAATAGCGGCTGATTATGATTTCATTCTTCGAATAATGAATGAAAAAAAATTAAAGTTTAAATACCTACCTATGGTATTCTGTAAAATGAGGGTTGGAGGGGCGAGCAACAAAAATATTTTAAATATTGTATTAAAGTCAACCGAAGATTACCGGGCATTGAGGAAAAATCAGTTTAACTCGCCGATCATTATATTGCTTCAAAAAAATCTTTCAAAGGTTCCTCAATTTATTCGAACGTTTAAAATTGGATAA
- a CDS encoding glycosyltransferase family 4 protein, with protein sequence MKEVRKLQILVFIDWFLPGTASGGPVRSYANMMEHMKEEVDFFVVTRNHDYCDNRPYQNILKNQWNNLFANVKVMYVEEKEISSKTFRKVLDFEKFDAIYINGVYSWKFSILPILALRSFKLPLIISARGMLNPQAFSVKGLKKKIYIKLSRLLGLYKDVYFHATNEDEKSNIYEHFGKSERIKVAPNFPRKIEYFERSGPKLIGVLNLINVARISKEKGTLVILKILSKVSEGKVSLDIYGPIYDHRYWDLCKEAIASLPHNIVVNYKGILNSEKVPKKMSEYDAFIMPSYGENFGHSILEAMSVGLPVIISNLTPWNSLNEKNVGWDIGIENLEGFVKSINQLLFIDDTAYKEKSLAARQYAAQFINNPSTLQANKKMFEEVINDFASH encoded by the coding sequence ATGAAGGAAGTTAGAAAATTGCAAATATTGGTTTTTATTGATTGGTTCTTACCGGGTACGGCCTCTGGTGGACCTGTGAGATCGTATGCAAACATGATGGAACATATGAAAGAGGAGGTGGACTTTTTTGTTGTCACTAGAAATCATGACTACTGCGATAATAGACCCTATCAAAATATACTTAAAAATCAATGGAATAATTTATTTGCAAATGTTAAGGTAATGTACGTTGAAGAAAAGGAAATTTCCTCAAAAACCTTTAGGAAGGTCTTAGACTTTGAGAAATTTGATGCTATTTATATTAATGGTGTTTACAGTTGGAAATTTTCTATTTTGCCAATTTTAGCCTTAAGGTCATTTAAGTTACCATTGATAATTTCCGCACGGGGAATGCTAAATCCTCAGGCATTTTCAGTTAAAGGGTTAAAGAAGAAGATTTATATAAAACTCTCCAGACTATTGGGGCTATATAAAGATGTGTATTTTCATGCCACAAATGAGGATGAAAAAAGTAATATATATGAGCATTTTGGAAAATCCGAGCGAATTAAGGTTGCGCCAAATTTCCCGCGGAAAATTGAATATTTTGAAAGATCTGGCCCAAAATTAATCGGAGTTTTGAATTTGATAAATGTAGCTAGAATATCAAAGGAAAAGGGGACTTTGGTTATCTTGAAAATATTATCTAAAGTTTCGGAGGGTAAGGTTTCCTTAGATATTTATGGCCCGATTTATGACCATCGATATTGGGATTTATGTAAGGAAGCAATCGCGTCCTTGCCCCATAATATTGTTGTAAACTATAAGGGAATATTAAACAGTGAAAAAGTACCTAAAAAGATGTCTGAATATGATGCGTTTATTATGCCATCATATGGAGAAAATTTTGGTCATTCCATTTTAGAGGCCATGTCTGTGGGATTGCCTGTAATCATTTCCAACTTGACACCCTGGAATTCGCTGAATGAAAAAAATGTAGGATGGGACATTGGGATAGAAAATTTAGAGGGGTTTGTAAAGTCGATAAATCAATTATTATTTATAGATGATACCGCTTATAAAGAAAAAAGTTTGGCAGCGAGACAATATGCCGCTCAATTTATTAACAACCCTAGTACCCTCCAAGCTAATAAGAAAATGTTTGAAGAGGTTATAAATGATTTTGCTTCCCATTAA
- a CDS encoding glycosyltransferase family protein has product MNTILIIYPHWHPANLAGVHRPRLIGNYLKALGWRPRVLTVNERYFEEEPDPDFYKTFSEDFEVTRVKALKVGRPRIFGDIGLRAFWFLYKKALFIIQKERIDFVWLPIPSFYNALLGRLLFEKTKIPYGIDYIDPWVRDITNQNNFRAKISQTLARILEPIALKKVSVISGVSTPYYEAAIGRNFPEFYKKGILQATTYNRHTGKKITHVAMPYGFDPNDHKVQLETLVSPWENATNKKIWIYAGAFLPNSHFLLDVFFESISDLRKEGQWDESIELWFIGTGMYSAKRIGAYAKDHFLQDVVFEIRERFPFLQVLNFLSRANTVMIIGSTEKHYTASKTFQALYSGRPILSVFHEESSALEILEQCNAALFNVKFNPNKSRTSLVKDFKRAILARLRGDSWSPNYSPLQKYSAKVSATALVLAIEEIL; this is encoded by the coding sequence TTGAATACAATCCTAATAATATATCCCCATTGGCATCCTGCAAACCTAGCCGGAGTCCATCGCCCACGACTTATTGGAAATTACTTAAAAGCTTTAGGTTGGCGTCCAAGAGTTTTGACGGTAAATGAACGTTATTTTGAAGAAGAACCTGACCCTGATTTTTATAAAACGTTTTCCGAAGATTTTGAGGTGACAAGAGTGAAAGCCTTGAAAGTGGGAAGGCCGCGTATTTTTGGAGACATAGGCTTAAGGGCTTTTTGGTTTTTATACAAAAAAGCATTGTTCATTATACAGAAAGAAAGAATTGATTTTGTATGGTTACCAATTCCGTCATTTTACAATGCTCTTTTAGGACGTTTGTTATTTGAAAAAACAAAGATTCCCTACGGAATTGATTATATAGATCCTTGGGTTAGAGATATCACTAATCAAAATAATTTTAGGGCCAAAATAAGTCAAACTCTTGCGAGAATTTTGGAACCAATTGCCCTTAAAAAAGTATCTGTAATTAGCGGAGTCTCCACACCTTATTATGAGGCTGCTATAGGCCGAAATTTTCCTGAATTTTATAAAAAGGGGATACTTCAAGCAACAACCTATAATCGCCATACTGGTAAGAAAATTACTCATGTTGCCATGCCCTATGGATTTGATCCCAATGATCATAAAGTGCAGCTTGAAACATTGGTAAGTCCTTGGGAAAATGCCACTAACAAGAAAATTTGGATTTATGCAGGGGCTTTTCTTCCAAATAGCCACTTTTTATTGGATGTATTTTTTGAATCCATTTCAGACCTAAGGAAAGAAGGGCAATGGGATGAATCTATAGAATTATGGTTTATAGGAACAGGTATGTATTCCGCCAAGCGAATTGGTGCATACGCCAAAGATCATTTCTTACAGGATGTTGTCTTTGAAATCCGCGAAAGATTTCCATTTTTACAAGTATTGAATTTTCTTTCAAGGGCAAATACCGTCATGATCATAGGAAGCACCGAAAAGCATTACACCGCTAGTAAAACTTTTCAAGCTTTATATAGTGGTCGACCGATCTTAAGTGTATTCCATGAGGAAAGTAGCGCTTTAGAAATTTTAGAACAATGTAATGCCGCATTGTTTAATGTAAAATTTAATCCCAATAAATCCCGCACGAGTTTAGTTAAGGATTTCAAGCGGGCTATTTTGGCTAGGTTAAGAGGTGATAGCTGGTCTCCCAATTATTCGCCACTTCAGAAATACTCTGCCAAAGTTTCCGCAACAGCACTTGTTTTAGCAATAGAAGAGATACTATGA
- a CDS encoding polysaccharide biosynthesis/export family protein gives MKLSFIILILTLIITSCSARKDIRYFENIETPVEAGFNAVGEVLLMPNDKITITVSSPDNIGVAPFNKTEISYVMQDAAGTTVTNPKPYTVSKEGTIEFPKLGVLNVQGKSLTELDNYLTKILKEYIDDPYVDIEIVNFRFFVLGEVKNPGVYNSENENMTFIEAIAKAGDLTISGKRDNILIIRKSGLGRQFIRLSLLDQQLFTSPGYYIQTNDIIYVEPSIIGSRKEAWETRIGTYTGIFAFILSAYAILSR, from the coding sequence ATGAAACTCTCTTTTATTATTTTAATACTTACTTTAATTATTACATCTTGTAGTGCAAGAAAGGACATTAGGTATTTTGAAAATATTGAAACCCCAGTGGAAGCAGGATTTAATGCGGTTGGTGAAGTTTTATTAATGCCAAATGATAAAATAACGATAACTGTTTCTTCGCCGGATAATATTGGCGTTGCGCCTTTCAACAAAACAGAAATTAGTTATGTAATGCAGGATGCAGCCGGAACAACAGTAACTAACCCAAAGCCATATACAGTTTCTAAGGAAGGGACAATTGAATTTCCTAAATTGGGCGTCCTTAATGTGCAAGGTAAATCTTTAACGGAATTGGATAATTATCTTACCAAAATACTTAAAGAATATATCGATGACCCCTATGTTGACATTGAAATAGTTAATTTTCGATTTTTTGTGCTCGGGGAGGTGAAAAATCCTGGTGTTTACAACAGCGAAAATGAAAATATGACGTTTATCGAAGCAATTGCAAAGGCAGGTGATTTAACCATTTCAGGAAAGCGGGACAATATTTTGATAATCCGAAAATCTGGACTAGGAAGACAGTTTATTCGTTTGAGTTTGTTAGATCAACAACTTTTTACTAGTCCTGGATATTATATACAGACAAATGATATAATTTATGTCGAGCCAAGCATTATTGGATCTAGAAAAGAGGCTTGGGAAACTAGAATAGGTACTTATACAGGGATATTTGCCTTCATATTATCTGCTTATGCGATTCTTTCCAGATAA
- a CDS encoding sulfotransferase domain-containing protein, with amino-acid sequence MNVLEKLSESVEFYKKIKFTKIENQENILIYGISRGGTTMLANALTKTLDARLIWEPLFKYNKVFLKRVNPYSTYPYTEFKLGWHPNLPTQGTVEINNYFDDLFSMRERNIRFLRFNNWDRFKTSKKTIFKFCFGNFMYPYFQNRYNYKSIVLLRHPFAIASSSLGYGDNFDWHKTNFNIWKYMDNELNPGFFKNINNKIETINSPFELIVFQVVSQFSYVLDQLDTSNSIFIFYEDLLLNPKGEVNKIEALLGYEIDREQFLNIIKKPSFSSKKGHTNTNAMEQLTKWQKKCTEEDVQGGLKIFKSFNFNHYDDNPLPKSIK; translated from the coding sequence ATGAATGTTTTAGAGAAGTTGTCAGAATCTGTAGAATTTTATAAAAAAATAAAATTTACCAAAATTGAAAATCAGGAAAATATATTGATTTATGGTATTTCCCGGGGTGGCACTACCATGTTAGCCAACGCTTTGACAAAGACCCTTGATGCAAGACTTATATGGGAGCCACTTTTTAAGTATAATAAGGTGTTTTTAAAACGTGTTAATCCTTATTCTACATATCCTTATACTGAATTTAAGTTAGGATGGCACCCTAATCTTCCTACTCAAGGCACTGTAGAAATCAACAACTATTTTGATGATCTATTTAGTATGAGAGAAAGGAATATCAGGTTTTTAAGATTTAATAACTGGGATAGGTTTAAAACAAGTAAGAAAACCATATTCAAGTTTTGTTTTGGAAATTTCATGTATCCCTATTTCCAAAATCGCTATAATTATAAATCAATCGTATTGCTAAGACATCCGTTCGCAATAGCTTCTTCCTCCCTAGGTTATGGAGACAATTTTGATTGGCATAAGACTAATTTCAATATTTGGAAGTATATGGACAACGAATTGAACCCAGGTTTTTTCAAGAATATCAATAACAAGATTGAAACCATTAATTCTCCATTTGAATTAATCGTTTTCCAGGTTGTAAGTCAGTTTTCCTATGTATTGGATCAACTGGATACTTCTAATTCAATCTTTATTTTTTATGAAGATCTTTTATTGAATCCAAAAGGGGAAGTGAACAAAATTGAAGCTCTGTTAGGCTATGAAATTGACAGGGAACAGTTTTTGAACATTATTAAAAAGCCTAGTTTTAGTTCCAAAAAGGGACATACAAATACAAATGCCATGGAACAATTGACTAAATGGCAGAAAAAGTGCACGGAAGAAGATGTTCAAGGTGGATTAAAGATTTTCAAAAGCTTTAATTTTAATCATTACGATGACAATCCATTGCCAAAATCGATTAAATGA
- a CDS encoding glycosyltransferase family 4 protein, giving the protein MNRFKCILLFRKKLPQNSSIEELFKGLFQYFDKVEDIETEIEEVKFNGAKFKVIFKNIQQVRGLSADIFHITGDVHYLALAKKKNMVLTVHDCGSALRGSIFKKFIVKVFWFWLPALMVDRITVISEFSKLELSQLIPFAKKKIKVIHNPVNEAITESRKVFNQNYPLILHIGTKPNKNLKRTIKALIDIKCRLRIIGKLSQEQLNLLEDSNIDYENEFFVPYERILESYKECDIVTFVSTYEGFGMPIIEAQKIGRPVITSNCSSMPEVAGEGAMLVDPYDVESIRSAVLTLIYDPLLRNSLIEEGFENVKRFEIENISQQYIKLYSDILNEGS; this is encoded by the coding sequence GTGAATAGATTTAAATGTATCCTACTTTTTCGTAAAAAATTACCTCAAAATAGTAGCATAGAAGAGCTATTTAAAGGACTTTTTCAATATTTTGATAAAGTAGAAGATATAGAAACTGAAATTGAGGAAGTTAAATTTAATGGTGCGAAATTCAAAGTTATTTTTAAAAATATACAACAGGTTAGAGGTCTATCTGCCGATATTTTTCACATAACGGGGGATGTACACTATTTGGCTTTAGCCAAAAAGAAAAATATGGTTTTAACGGTTCATGATTGTGGTTCTGCCCTAAGAGGTTCCATTTTTAAAAAATTCATAGTTAAAGTATTTTGGTTCTGGCTGCCGGCCTTAATGGTAGATAGGATTACGGTAATTTCCGAATTTTCTAAATTGGAGTTATCGCAGCTAATTCCTTTCGCAAAAAAGAAGATTAAAGTTATTCATAATCCAGTGAATGAAGCCATCACTGAATCTAGAAAGGTGTTTAATCAAAATTATCCATTGATATTGCATATAGGTACTAAACCAAATAAAAACTTGAAACGTACCATTAAGGCATTAATTGATATCAAATGTAGATTAAGAATAATTGGAAAATTATCCCAGGAGCAATTGAATTTATTGGAGGATTCAAATATTGATTATGAAAATGAATTTTTTGTGCCTTATGAACGAATCCTGGAGAGTTATAAAGAATGTGATATAGTAACATTTGTCTCCACTTATGAAGGTTTCGGGATGCCTATTATTGAGGCTCAAAAGATCGGGCGGCCCGTGATTACATCCAATTGTTCTTCAATGCCGGAAGTGGCAGGAGAAGGAGCAATGTTGGTAGATCCATATGATGTGGAATCGATTAGATCTGCAGTGCTTACACTCATTTATGACCCTTTATTGAGGAATTCCTTAATTGAAGAGGGTTTTGAAAATGTTAAGCGCTTTGAAATAGAGAATATTTCACAACAGTATATAAAATTATATTCCGATATATTGAATGAAGGAAGTTAG
- a CDS encoding WcaF family extracellular polysaccharide biosynthesis acetyltransferase: MEKQIVNLSKFNNDWFDAGNKIKRIMWFIINALFFINPLNASSKLKVFLLRKFGASIGEGVVFKPKVNIKYPWNLSIGNNCWIGENVWIDNLAQVTIKDNVCISQGAMLLCGNHNYKKTTFDLMIGPITLEDGVWLGAQSLVGPNVICRSHSVIGVKSVATKDLDPYSIYRGNPAQKVQERIIE, translated from the coding sequence GTGGAAAAACAAATAGTTAATCTATCTAAATTTAATAACGATTGGTTTGATGCAGGTAATAAAATTAAACGCATCATGTGGTTTATTATTAATGCCTTATTTTTTATAAACCCTTTGAATGCTTCTTCAAAATTAAAAGTTTTCCTTCTCAGAAAATTTGGGGCTTCTATAGGTGAAGGTGTAGTTTTTAAACCGAAGGTTAATATTAAATATCCCTGGAACTTATCTATTGGGAATAATTGCTGGATAGGAGAAAACGTTTGGATAGACAATTTAGCTCAAGTAACAATAAAAGATAATGTATGCATTTCCCAAGGAGCCATGTTACTTTGTGGTAACCATAATTATAAAAAAACAACTTTCGATTTAATGATTGGCCCAATCACTTTAGAAGATGGCGTTTGGTTAGGTGCCCAATCCTTAGTTGGTCCTAATGTTATTTGTCGCTCTCATTCGGTTATAGGAGTTAAATCGGTTGCTACTAAGGACCTTGATCCCTACTCAATTTATAGGGGAAATCCTGCACAAAAAGTCCAAGAAAGGATAATCGAATAA
- a CDS encoding glycosyltransferase family 4 protein — protein sequence MKKLAVITTHPIQYNSPWFALLNNQTQIEVKVFYTWSQSENFVKDRTFGKEVRWDIPLLKGYDFEFVQNVSKDPGTHHRKGIYCPELIGKVRSFNPSAILVFGWYLKSHFQIMRYFKGKIPIWFRGDSTLLDNEPYLKSFARKLWLTWVYKNVDKAFYVGIENYKYFKYFGLDDNQLVYAPHSVDNQRFGKNEGGHYTDEANRWRNELGLKSKDLVVLFAGKLESKKQPDFLIRSIQKANLQRKRPLKLLVVGNGPMEKQILGQIESDSNLFYLEFQNQSKMPIVYRMGNIFCLPSKGPGETWGLAVNEAMASGISAIVSNKVGCGSDLVNSDVGLMFEYDNENQLVEQLIQLELNQCKHLGDSAQQLIKNWSFQKITEAISKEMSLLN from the coding sequence ATGAAAAAGCTGGCAGTTATTACCACGCATCCCATTCAATATAATTCCCCTTGGTTTGCCTTATTGAATAATCAAACTCAAATCGAGGTAAAAGTATTTTACACTTGGTCTCAAAGTGAAAATTTTGTAAAAGATAGAACTTTTGGTAAAGAAGTTAGATGGGATATTCCTTTGCTTAAAGGTTATGATTTTGAATTTGTACAAAACGTTTCAAAGGACCCAGGAACACATCATAGAAAAGGAATATATTGTCCAGAGTTAATAGGTAAGGTTCGTTCCTTCAATCCCTCAGCTATTTTGGTGTTTGGATGGTATTTGAAATCTCATTTTCAAATAATGCGGTATTTTAAGGGAAAGATTCCTATTTGGTTTAGAGGTGACTCCACTTTGTTGGATAATGAGCCATATTTAAAATCTTTTGCTCGAAAATTATGGTTGACATGGGTTTACAAGAATGTTGACAAGGCATTTTATGTTGGTATTGAGAATTATAAGTATTTTAAGTACTTCGGTTTAGATGATAACCAATTGGTATATGCGCCACATTCGGTGGATAACCAAAGATTTGGTAAGAATGAGGGCGGGCATTATACAGATGAAGCTAATAGATGGAGGAATGAGCTTGGACTAAAAAGTAAAGATTTGGTTGTGTTATTTGCAGGAAAACTTGAATCTAAAAAACAACCAGATTTTCTTATTAGATCCATTCAAAAAGCTAATTTGCAAAGAAAAAGGCCTCTTAAACTATTGGTAGTGGGTAATGGTCCTATGGAAAAGCAAATTTTAGGACAAATTGAATCAGATTCTAATTTGTTTTATTTGGAATTTCAAAATCAATCCAAGATGCCAATTGTTTACAGAATGGGAAATATCTTTTGTCTTCCCTCAAAGGGCCCTGGAGAAACTTGGGGATTAGCAGTAAATGAGGCTATGGCGAGTGGAATTTCGGCTATAGTAAGCAATAAGGTTGGTTGTGGTTCTGATTTAGTGAATTCTGACGTTGGTCTTATGTTTGAATATGATAACGAGAATCAACTGGTTGAACAACTTATTCAATTAGAATTAAATCAATGCAAACATTTGGGTGATTCGGCACAACAGTTAATTAAAAACTGGTCGTTTCAAAAAATAACTGAGGCTATTTCAAAAGAAATGTCTTTGCTCAATTAG
- a CDS encoding glycosyltransferase family 4 protein — protein sequence MNLLFDPQVLLNYFNEHRIIFSIVIFTASFAITYFIIPKIIFVTYKRRLLTEVGDRSSHKVRTPVFGGVSFFITIVLVLSVTQSMYKELLIGNQIIAAITILFLVGLKDDLVVSTAKAKLISQFFAIAFVVFLPELNILSLKGFLGLYELGYLNLAAIIFMLLVINGYNLIDGIDGLAAIIGIIICSAYAYTYFILHDNFYFLLSLTVIGSLSAFLRYNLSNTKKKLFMGDTGSLIIGFVIGLLSLRFLTHRDIVTSTVGLLAENSVAIIVAILCVLLFDTLRIVISRLLENKHPFEADRNHAHHILLDTGFSHLNASLVLGAFNIAMILVIWVLGIYFSSFILTFILLVSFAAYYLVLNKLKKRT from the coding sequence ATGAACTTGTTATTTGATCCCCAAGTATTACTCAATTATTTTAATGAACATAGAATCATATTCTCTATTGTCATATTTACCGCTTCCTTTGCGATTACGTATTTTATTATCCCAAAAATAATATTTGTTACATATAAGAGGCGATTATTGACGGAAGTAGGAGATCGTAGTTCTCATAAAGTTCGAACTCCAGTTTTTGGGGGTGTTTCCTTCTTTATAACCATAGTCCTTGTCCTATCGGTTACGCAGTCTATGTATAAGGAGTTGTTAATTGGTAACCAAATTATTGCTGCTATTACGATCCTTTTTTTAGTAGGACTTAAAGATGACCTTGTGGTTTCAACCGCCAAAGCGAAATTAATAAGTCAATTTTTTGCTATAGCGTTCGTTGTGTTTCTTCCAGAGCTTAATATATTGAGTTTAAAGGGTTTTCTTGGACTTTATGAATTGGGGTATTTGAATCTAGCTGCCATAATATTTATGTTATTAGTCATTAATGGTTATAATTTAATTGACGGAATAGATGGTCTTGCAGCAATTATAGGAATCATAATTTGTTCTGCATATGCCTATACTTATTTTATTTTACATGATAACTTTTATTTCTTATTGAGTCTAACAGTTATTGGGTCATTATCTGCGTTTTTAAGATATAATTTATCAAATACAAAGAAAAAGTTGTTCATGGGAGATACAGGGTCCTTGATAATTGGATTTGTTATAGGATTACTGTCATTGAGGTTTTTGACCCATAGAGATATCGTAACTTCTACGGTTGGACTTTTGGCTGAAAACAGTGTTGCCATAATAGTCGCTATTTTATGTGTGCTACTTTTCGATACGCTTCGAATTGTCATTTCAAGATTATTAGAAAATAAGCACCCTTTTGAAGCAGATCGCAACCATGCGCATCATATTTTATTAGATACGGGTTTTTCACATTTAAATGCTAGTCTTGTATTGGGTGCGTTCAATATTGCTATGATCCTTGTTATTTGGGTGTTGGGTATATATTTTTCAAGTTTTATACTGACCTTTATTTTATTGGTTTCCTTTGCAGCATACTATTTAGTTTTAAATAAACTAAAAAAACGTACTTGA